Genomic DNA from Leishmania donovani BPK282A1 complete genome, chromosome 32:
AGAAAACCTCGTtggtgtttctttttttgttgttgtttgcttcTCTCCTGCCTTGCATGTTGTCCTCTATCGTTGAAGGTGCGTTGTCATCTCCACTGctgtttctttcttttccgtttttctttttttgtctttcGCTAGTCCTGTGCTGTTCACACGTGTACCTTCGCGCTCTTCTTGTTTCGGCGTCTCTCACAcctttttgctgttgttgatGTATGTTtagtgtgtgcgcgtgcgctaTCTTTTTCTGTAGATTTACTGAGTTTTGTTTCtgtgcctttttttttcgggcTTTGTGATTTCTGTAGTGGCGTTGGGGTTTCTTCTTCGTCTGTGGATTTACTCCAGCTCGAACTTTCTattgcgttttttttctagcgcgcgcgtgtgcttgtgtgggTGTATCTGCCTCCCGCCCTTTCTCTTACCAACACCCTCTGCCCTTCTTTCTCACCCTCTCTTGCACGTTCTTTGTGCCTGAGTTGCATAAAACCTCGGCCCGTGCTTGTTTTGCCCACCCTTcatcttgtgtgtgtgtgtgtgtgttttatgtttttttttttttgctcctTTCGTCACCGCTCTTGGATTCCAAGCTGTCTCTTATCATTCTCCTTTATTTATCAATCTCATACACCCTcactcctcttcctctcaccaaaagaaaacaaaagaaaaagggggcgcacacggcttcctctgccctccttcccccctccccaccgaTTTCACCAtatctttttgttgttgctgctgctgctgcggttgttgctgtttttgttgtgtgtgtgctcttcATTTGTGTGGGTTTGACCACCCTACCGCGCTTCATCTTTGGCGCCCTCGTCTCACTGCTGCTGAAAGACACTGTGGTGCGCTTTAGCTCAGCAACGCGATCGTTTAAGGTGGGAAAAGGTGTTTTACGGCTCTCTTACTCATCTTTTTCTCCGCCTATAtcatctgtgtgtgcatgtgcgtgacCGGTGACTGCGCATAATATTTGCTGAttcaacagcagcagctttTTCTTGCTGTTTTCGTGCTTGCGTTCGCTCTCCTTCCTGCATTCTCCTTTTTCGGCCTCCTCCCCAACCATTTCCACTGAATTCACACTTCAACCCTTTGGGCGTAGTCAgctcttcttttcgtttgcGCCTGCACGCCCTTTATCTTACTTGACTCTCCGTGCttctttcccctctccccacccaccccatcCTTCTTCTGCCCCTCGTTTTCGAGGGTGCGTGCCTCTGTTGCGTGCCCTCTTTTTGTTTTATGCGCCCTTCTGCTTATATATACGTACATACGTCTTTGTTTGTGCACACAAgttttcgtgtttttttttttcgcctctgtctctctctgcgtgggtgtgggtgttcATGTGTCTTCGCCTTTGTTTGGTTtcacctttttctttgccttTCTCGTTTTTCTCGTTGAGCGCTTTTGGTTtacgcgcgtgcgctttATTTCCTCATCATTTCTCTTTTacttgcccccccccctcttgttttttttttcggctgCGTGCTGCTTGTTCCTCGAggtctgtgtctgtgtctgtggctcgtgtgtgtgcgtgtgcgtgtattcGTCCCTCCGCactagaaaaaaaaaggagagtCAACGAacacatttttttttgctcgcCTCTGACACTTTCTTCTccatcctcctcgtcttgtgttctttctctcttgtcTGCTTTCTAGATCGTACCGTGTGAGGTGCGGTCACACTGCTGAGTGTTGGTGTCTGCGTTGCCTGTCCGGGTGTTTGCGAGCCTACCCCCACCCATCTGCATACAACAGCGGCAAACAACATATacacacgaaaaaagaaCTGACTTCACTACCCACTCGTACTTCTCACACGCAGGCACCGTGCACGAGCAGACGCCAGTTTTATTGTTCCTGTATTCCTTTCTGTCTTCCAACTCGATCGACTCGTTCGAGCCTGCAGGTCCTCGCTCACCTGTCCTTTCTCTTCTGCCCTTCCCCATCACCTCTCCTTCGTCCTTTCTTCCTTTCCCGTCACCTGGTGCCGTGTCTGTCGGCGTGTTCGCGTTTGCGTCTAGTGTTCCCTTCTTgttttattattattattgtTGCGGTGCGTTTTTGCTTTTTCCTTCGTGTGGTttctcctgtgtgtgtgtggggtgggtgggtgttgCCTGCGCCCGCTGAGGGGCCCCCACCCGCGTATGAAAAGGCGTCCAGAGCTGGTtgtctcgttctctcttcgcACCCTTCCCGCTCATCCTtatttttcgttttcttttgtttttgtcGACGACCATCCCCATACATGCCCAATACTTGTGCTAACCTTCATCTCTAGCGTTACTTTCaccctttcccctcccttcctccatACCCCATCCCCTTCTCCACCGATTCACGCACGCGTACCTGTACTCCCTCCTGTTTCTGTTTTGGCTTTGGTTATGTtcggtgctgttgctgcttttcgtctgttttttttttttgtttcttctaTTCCGCCTTTGCGCTCCCTCTCACTCactctgtctttctctcccccaccaCGCCACACCGCACCGGGCGTTGTGCGCAAGAAACGAAAGGACGGCAAGCGAGGCATAGTCGCGCGTTGCACTGCTTGACGTCCCTTTTCGCTCTTTTTgccttccttcccttcctccgtcttcattttttttctctgcttgTTTGCTCATTGGGGTAATCGGTTTGCGAAGCATTTCCAGCACGCGGGCTCTCTGGTGTGTTGTTGCCTCTCACGAGAACAACATACGTGCAAGCCTCCACGCGCATAGTGGCGAGCCACAGGGTCATGCAAACGCACGCGCTTTCTCTCTTACTTAGTGTCTCAATAGGCTCTCAGCACGTACACCAGTGCAAGGAACAGCGGGTTGCGGAGCACCACTGCTAGCACAGATTCAGCGTCGACGGGAAAGCGCACTGCTTCCGCACACTCCACCGCACCTCAGCGCAGCAATGCTTAACGGCAATAGCGTGCAGCCGATCATCATCAACTCCAAGCGCTCGTGTACGTCCAGCGatagcagcggcgcagacggcaCTAAATCGCAGGGCGCACTGATTTCAGCCAGCGCGATAGCGGTGTCTCCGGGGCCGCCGAGCGGGTCTAGTGCGACAACGCCGTCTAGAGTCTCCGGGGCTGTGCTGGCCTCCCGGCAGCCGATTCCGTCGGGTGCCAGTCCATCGGTGacaggcggtggcgcgacCACCGGCATGTGGTAcgaccccgccgccgccaactTTGCAGCACAAGCGCGCGGCTCTGTCATTCGCGTTCTGCCGACTGCTGGCGGCTACGCCACGGGGGAGCAGAGCACTCCTGCGCCGAGCCGGAACGTCCCGAATCCGGCGCATTCCGCTGTACAACCGGGACAGCACTTTTCATTGCTGGATCTGCAGCAAAGTCATGCAAATAACACGTCCACGACAGTTGGCACGGCCTCGACCATGATACGGAACGCCACGATCCCGGCGTACATCCAGTCCAGCCCGAATCACAGCAACCACAACAATATGAGCTTGTCGCTGAGCCTGCAGAAGCAGAAGGACGCGAACGCCGACGGTGAGGACTACGCCGACGGCCGACGCATCTTGATGCACAACCCGCTCAAGGGCCATCTCTTCAGCAGCACCTCGGACTCCTCGCTTCACAGCTCCATCGGCCAGCCGGAGAtgatcgcggcggcgtccagCAGCGTGCAGAaggggagcagcggcgccggcaaccGTCTCGACACAGCGCTCGGCTTTTGCGGtgaggagacggcgcagGGGCTGGTTGCTGAGCAAGTCGAGGGCCCGTGTGATGAGAAGCACGTGAACCTGATTGAGGTGCGCGCCATCGACTCGGACGACGATCCATCCTCGCTTGAGGAGCAGGAGCACCAAGTTTGCTGCACCATTCCCAGTCTTCCCGCCGTTGCTTTTATCATGTGCTTTGGCGCCATCATTGTGGGGCTGTTGGGTTTCCTTCCGTTCTACTTCGTCGGCGTCCAGtccaacgcacacacgacagAGTATCTGCTGAGTGAGGCCATGAAGGGCGTAGCCTCCATCACGCAGAACAGCCTGGCGATGCTTCCCGCGTTTGTGCACATTGTGACGTTCAACTACATCAAGCGTCATAACACGACACTGGAGGAGACGAACTTGCCCCAAGACCCGGATCAGCTGCTGGTATCGCTCCTCACGGTTCTCACTCGCTTCAACGAGGCCATTTCGTATCTGCGGTTCGTCTACGAAGGCGGTCTCTACACGAATGCCGGTTACACAGACCCGAAGCCAACCGATGCAAACCAGACCCGAAAGATCTACGGCGGTTACAGCCGCACGCACAACACGGTCCCCATGCTCGAAATGTACAATGAGAGCGTCACCGCGGTTGAACCGCCCAACGTATTGGGTTACTTCGACTTCCACCGCGAAGTCACGCTCCCTGAAGGCGCCATGAACCAGATTGTGAAAACGTGGGTGGCGGACCCGCAGAACAACACCCGCTGGCTACTGGCCTCTGATAACACCACTCCGACGTACTTCAACTTCGTGATGCCCTTTACCGTAAACGGCTCCCTTGGCTACTTCGCGGCCGGCTCCTCGTCGGACACGATCATCGAAGAAACAACCACCCTCGTAAGCTTTCTGCGCAAGAACGGCCGCATCTTTCTCGTGGATGCCACACGCAACATTCTTGTCGGTAACAGCTGGAACCAATCAGTGCAGAGTAGAACGGAGGACAGCGCGATCGGCGCAACCATCTACACCCCGACTCGCATCTACGAAATCACCGAGCCCATCATTCTTGCTGCCATGCAGGTGGTCAACGAGAGCGGTAGCTTGACGGAGGTGTTGAAGGACAAGGACACGGCCCTCATCACCTTTCGGTACAAGGGCAACAACGCGTTTCTGAACCTCACAAAGGTGAAGGACTCGTACGGGCTGGACCTCGTTCTTGGCGTCGTGGTTGTGCGGGCTGACTTCGAGAAGGCTTTCTCCaccgcgcgcacggcggcctTCATGGTGACGGTTCTGGTGGTTGTgatcgccgctgtcgtcgcggTGGTCATCGCGTGGTTTGTCGTGCGGGAGATGAAGCGGCTCATCCCGCAGCTCATCCGCGCGTCGAACCTTGAGGTGtcccgcggcgacggcaaggaTCACCGCGTGCAGGGCTGGCTGGCGTACATTACGGAGATTCGCGGCATTCACGAGGCCTTCGTGCGCGTCGAGCGGAGTCTGCGAGAGATGCGCACGTTTGTGCCGGCGGCCGTCATGACTCTGGCGCCGTCCGACGGCTCTCACAGCGACGCGGATCTTGCTGACGGCAAGACGCGCCGTGTGCGTACCCGCTTTAACGCTAACATTGTCAAGGACAACACGAACGAGTTCTCACGAGTGGATGTGGCGATGGTGCTGGTGGATGTGCACCGCGCCATGGACACGACTGAGGCGTGCTTTATTATGGATATCATCTCGCAACGCGCCGAAGAGTACACTGGCTACATCGAGTCCGTCAGTTCCAGCAGCTTCTTCGTCAATTTCGGCACTCAGTCACAGAACCCGCTCGTGGTGTCGAAGATTTGCCGCTTTGCGCTCGAGGTGTACCAATCCGTGCCGGACTTCATGCGCAACCGCGTCGTCTGCTTCGCTGTCCGCATGCCGTTTCTTGTCGGCACGTGCGGTGCACGGCACAGCAAGGCCCGCGTGGTCTTTGACACGCAGCGGATGCTGGACATTTCAAAGGTGCTGTGGGACATCGGCTGCCACGTCGCCTCCACGACAGACACACTCTCGCACTTCGCcacgagcagcgcgcagATCCCGTGGTACCGGATCGACTGCGTGCGCTTTCCGGACGAGGTTTCGCAGGTGACACTGTGCGAGCTGCGTGACCCGCGCTCGTCGCTGCAGGATAATGAAAACATGCCAAAGAAGATGGGCGACGGCCTCTCGAAAATGTGCAAGGGCGAGTACAAGCAGGCGCTTATGATCTTCGACTCCGCGCACAGCGAGAACGTGCAGCTCAAGCGGCTGCGCAAGATCTGCATTGACCGCATCGCCTCTGGCGACACAAGCAAGTACATCCATCTCATCCAGGACGTCTACGCGCTGGACGCCACCCCCAGTAACCACGAGGACATggcgacgagcagcggcgaggtgTGCGATCCATCGAACGAGCCACCATTGTTTGCATGCAGCTCCTTTGAGAATGGTGCGGGGATGCCGGCACCAGTGCTATCGCAGCCCGCAGCTCACGCCTCGCCTCCTGTCGCGCCCCACACCACGCCAATCTGCCACTCGAAgacgtcgccgacgccgtccgTGACGAccggcggtgaggcggcggagcCCTCGCACCTCACCGAGCGGGCTGTGACGGCCGCCATGGGCCCCCGCGAGTTCCCTCCATGCGGAGCGTCGCAGGTGGTTGGAGCCAGCGGCGCGGGTCCtggcctccctcccttccatCCACGAACCCCTGGCGctacgacgacggcggccagcgTGCCTGGAAGCTCCCCGCCCTGGGTCGCGCGCGACGACAACGCGAGCGAGGCGCCGTCGTTTCTCACGAACGCCTTCGTCTTCGACTCCTCCGTGGCCTCCGCGGACGCTGTTGGTGCGACCGTGCAGGCCGCCGACGAgccgcaggtgctgcggGACGTGAACCAGCATGAGTGGCAGGTCTCCCTCTACCcgatcggcagcggcgccttcaGCTTCATCTACCTGGGCATGTCAGACGATGGCGTGCAAGTGGCGATCAAGCGCATTCCccggctgcaccgcggcatcaaggaggaagagatggTGTCCGAGGTATGCACGTGCGCCAAACTGCGACATCCCAACATTGTTCCCTACATCTCCTGCTGCGTAACCCAGTCGTACCTGGCAATCATCATGGAATACATGCCAGGGGGCTCGCTGCATGACATCATCGACAACTTTGGCAAGCTGCCTCGCACCGTGGTGCGCCGGTTCATGCTCGACATCGTGAACGGCCTCGCGTACCTGCATGAGTCCACCACGCACGGTGACGTGAAGCCGCACAACATTCTGCTTGGCGTGGACGGCGTCTGCAAGCTCTCCGACTTCGGCTCCGCCTCGGACAGGCTCACGGAGGCGTGCTGCGTCAACGAGGACCGCCTGATGCGCGGCACGGCCGTGTACATCTCACCCGAGGGCGCGCGCAACCTTCCACTGACCTCCGCCTCTGACATCTACTCGCTCGGTATCTCGTTCTTGGAGATGGTGCTTGGCCGCCTGCCGTGGAAGTGGGCCGATCCCGAGAGAACAGACGAGCTCCCGCTGCGTCACGACCACGAGTTTGTGCAGTGCCTCACCGCCAATGCCATTGTCGTCGACATTCCCGACGACCTGGACAACGACATGCGCGAGTTGGCGCTGGCGAGCTGCGCTGAGAACCCGGAAAAACGACCGACAGC
This window encodes:
- a CDS encoding serine/threonine protein kinase, putative, which produces MIRNATIPAYIQSSPNHSNHNNMSLSLSLQKQKDANADGEDYADGRRILMHNPLKGHLFSSTSDSSLHSSIGQPEMIAAASSSVQKGSSGAGNRLDTALGFCGEETAQGLVAEQVEGPCDEKHVNLIEVRAIDSDDDPSSLEEQEHQVCCTIPSLPAVAFIMCFGAIIVGLLGFLPFYFVGVQSNAHTTEYLLSEAMKGVASITQNSLAMLPAFVHIVTFNYIKRHNTTLEETNLPQDPDQLLVSLLTVLTRFNEAISYLRFVYEGGLYTNAGYTDPKPTDANQTRKIYGGYSRTHNTVPMLEMYNESVTAVEPPNVLGYFDFHREVTLPEGAMNQIVKTWVADPQNNTRWLLASDNTTPTYFNFVMPFTVNGSLGYFAAGSSSDTIIEETTTLVSFLRKNGRIFLVDATRNILVGNSWNQSVQSRTEDSAIGATIYTPTRIYEITEPIILAAMQVVNESGSLTEVLKDKDTALITFRYKGNNAFLNLTKVKDSYGLDLVLGVVVVRADFEKAFSTARTAAFMVTVLVVVIAAVVAVVIAWFVVREMKRLIPQLIRASNLEVSRGDGKDHRVQGWLAYITEIRGIHEAFVRVERSLREMRTFVPAAVMTLAPSDGSHSDADLADGKTRRVRTRFNANIVKDNTNEFSRVDVAMVLVDVHRAMDTTEACFIMDIISQRAEEYTGYIESVSSSSFFVNFGTQSQNPLVVSKICRFALEVYQSVPDFMRNRVVCFAVRMPFLVGTCGARHSKARVVFDTQRMLDISKVLWDIGCHVASTTDTLSHFATSSAQIPWYRIDCVRFPDEVSQVTLCELRDPRSSLQDNENMPKKMGDGLSKMCKGEYKQALMIFDSAHSENVQLKRLRKICIDRIASGDTSKYIHLIQDVYALDATPSNHEDMATSSGEVCDPSNEPPLFACSSFENGAGMPAPVLSQPAAHASPPVAPHTTPICHSKTSPTPSVTTGGEAAEPSHLTERAVTAAMGPREFPPCGASQVVGASGAGPGLPPFHPRTPGATTTAASVPGSSPPWVARDDNASEAPSFLTNAFVFDSSVASADAVGATVQAADEPQVLRDVNQHEWQVSLYPIGSGAFSFIYLGMSDDGVQVAIKRIPRLHRGIKEEEMVSEVCTCAKLRHPNIVPYISCCVTQSYLAIIMEYMPGGSLHDIIDNFGKLPRTVVRRFMLDIVNGLAYLHESTTHGDVKPHNILLGVDGVCKLSDFGSASDRLTEACCVNEDRLMRGTAVYISPEGARNLPLTSASDIYSLGISFLEMVLGRLPWKWADPERTDELPLRHDHEFVQCLTANAIVVDIPDDLDNDMRELALASCAENPEKRPTAQELLSFAFLI